A stretch of Porites lutea chromosome 5, jaPorLute2.1, whole genome shotgun sequence DNA encodes these proteins:
- the LOC140939089 gene encoding calcium/calmodulin-dependent protein kinase type IV-like isoform X2, translating to MAKSMFKNSRKVDIHENYVIEKELGRGATSVVKIGRNKAKGKNFAIKEITKSVDPKIIETEIGILLTLNHPNIIKLEEVYETPTQFFMVLELVTGGELFDRIVETGYYSEHKAAEALRQICEALEYVHSKRMIHRDLKPENLLYADDREDALLKIADFGLSKILGESDQAATVCGTPGYCAPEVLMGKPYDTQCDMWAVGVIAYILLCGFEPFYDERGDQAMFQRILKCDYEFVAPWWDEVSENAKGHAAKKDKMDKKYFDKLKEFNARRKLKGGMLAITALTSTFYKAKGKK from the exons ATGGCGAAGTCCATGTTTAAAAACTCCAGAAAAGTCGACATACATGAAAATTATGTTATTGAGAAAGAACTTGGAAG GGGAGCAACTTCGGTGGTCAAGATCGGCAGGAATAAAGCCAAAGGAAAGAATTTTGCAATCAAGGAGATAACCAAAAGT GTGGACCCAAAGATAATTGAGACCGAAATTGGTATTCTGTTAACTCTCAATCACCCAAATATT ataaaGTTAGAAGAAGTTTATGAGACCCCAACACAATTCTTCATGGTGCTGGAACTAGTTACTGGAGGAGAACTGTTTGACAG AATTGTAGAAACAGGTTACTACAGTGAACACAAAGCAGCTGAAGCTTTAAGACAAATCTGTGAGGCTTTAGAA TATGTTCATAGCAAAAGAATGATTCACCGTGACCTAAAG CCAGAAAATCTTCTGTATGCTGATGACCGTGAAGATGCCCTCCTAAAAATTGCTGATTTTGGTTTGTCAAAGATTCTTGGAGAAAGTGACCAAGCAGCTACAGTGTGTGGAACCCCAGGATattgtg CTCCTGAAGTTTTGATGGGAAAGCCGTATGACACACAATGTGATATGTGGGCAGTTGGTGTTATTGCATATATATT GCTGTGTGGTTTTGAACCTTTTTATGATGAGCGTGGTGATCAAGCCATGTTTCAAAGGATTTTAAAGTGTGATTACGAGTTTGTAGCGCCATGGTGGGACGAAGTGTCAGAGAACGCAAAG GGTCATGCTGCTAAGAAAGACAAAATGGATAAGAAGTACTTTGATAAACTTAAAGAGTTCAACGCTAGGCGAAAGCTCAAAGGCGGAATGTTGGCTATAACAGCTCTTACCTCGACATTTTATAAagcaaaaggaaagaaatag
- the LOC140939089 gene encoding calcium/calmodulin-dependent protein kinase type IV-like isoform X1 — protein MAKSMFKNSRKVDIHENYVIEKELGRGATSVVKIGRNKAKGKNFAIKEITKSVDPKIIETEIGILLTLNHPNIIKLEEVYETPTQFFMVLELVTGGELFDRIVETGYYSEHKAAEALRQICEALEYVHSKRMIHRDLKPENLLYADDREDALLKIADFGLSKILGESDQAATVCGTPGYCAPEVLMGKPYDTQCDMWAVGVIAYILLCGFEPFYDERGDQAMFQRILKCDYEFVAPWWDEVSENAKDLVRKLIVLDPKKRLTAREALKHKWVQGHAAKKDKMDKKYFDKLKEFNARRKLKGGMLAITALTSTFYKAKGKK, from the exons ATGGCGAAGTCCATGTTTAAAAACTCCAGAAAAGTCGACATACATGAAAATTATGTTATTGAGAAAGAACTTGGAAG GGGAGCAACTTCGGTGGTCAAGATCGGCAGGAATAAAGCCAAAGGAAAGAATTTTGCAATCAAGGAGATAACCAAAAGT GTGGACCCAAAGATAATTGAGACCGAAATTGGTATTCTGTTAACTCTCAATCACCCAAATATT ataaaGTTAGAAGAAGTTTATGAGACCCCAACACAATTCTTCATGGTGCTGGAACTAGTTACTGGAGGAGAACTGTTTGACAG AATTGTAGAAACAGGTTACTACAGTGAACACAAAGCAGCTGAAGCTTTAAGACAAATCTGTGAGGCTTTAGAA TATGTTCATAGCAAAAGAATGATTCACCGTGACCTAAAG CCAGAAAATCTTCTGTATGCTGATGACCGTGAAGATGCCCTCCTAAAAATTGCTGATTTTGGTTTGTCAAAGATTCTTGGAGAAAGTGACCAAGCAGCTACAGTGTGTGGAACCCCAGGATattgtg CTCCTGAAGTTTTGATGGGAAAGCCGTATGACACACAATGTGATATGTGGGCAGTTGGTGTTATTGCATATATATT GCTGTGTGGTTTTGAACCTTTTTATGATGAGCGTGGTGATCAAGCCATGTTTCAAAGGATTTTAAAGTGTGATTACGAGTTTGTAGCGCCATGGTGGGACGAAGTGTCAGAGAACGCAAAG GATCTTGTCAGGAAATTAATTGTTTTGGATCCTAAAAAGAGATTAACAGCAAGAGAAGCCCTCAAGCATAAGTGGGTGCAG GGTCATGCTGCTAAGAAAGACAAAATGGATAAGAAGTACTTTGATAAACTTAAAGAGTTCAACGCTAGGCGAAAGCTCAAAGGCGGAATGTTGGCTATAACAGCTCTTACCTCGACATTTTATAAagcaaaaggaaagaaatag
- the LOC140939090 gene encoding cartilage oligomeric matrix protein-like: protein MFSSSLLLLLSLLHIAAAAEDGKTEIDIFEAMDINAHTVGLQKVQGLEGEFGDAYKIEKNISRMELPSSYLEQMRFFLNNKKRMVVMANVKVMHSSRRTLFSLERRRKGQVLLSVWVACYRTCRLGITYQTSQLKPQDVSFHRVGKLSDGRWHKIALYLFPHSHLGKTAVELFVDCKMLGRKKMMSRIENLVLSSRDVVFLFAQRGVGKESAMLTWKGSLQNFKLLFHEAIEELMNSTNCSWPSYNVFVDDGDQQQFEAGYLKSISRGEFIGSPARHAELPALHYSIQDVMMVLVSMQKEAQRREESFQRSLMKLKEKLQSQSLDVDYIKETLENGVCSNRAYSPGTANGNNGFLKINTKTENIDVVRKENKCSLKPCFPFVDCEETPGEGLGFKCGECPPGYSGDGIRCNDVNECLYDPCSPYTTCTNLQPGYECTTCPKGFVGNSTVGIGRMFAENIKQICNDIDECNDGKNGGCSVHSTCINTPGSYSCDSCHKGYVGDPYNECVRIRYCSGDPNTNPCGEGAECIPIKEGAYYKCRCKPGLAGNGFLCEIDADMDGLPDEALNCSDPRCFKDNCKNVPNTDQKDKDDNGVGDACDYDSDGDRYPDYWDNCPGVSNRRQTDKDRDRVGDACDNCPKTANRDQKDVDGDGVGDACDDDADGDGLRNIFDNCPLVPNRKQRNSDGDNVGDACDNCPTTDNPDQNDKDKDGWGDACDLDRDFDNDGIEDKFDNCLSQPNPDQMDTDLDGRGDVCDSDDDEDGVVDFRDNCRLVFNVDQKQTKSDLHGDACVDDYDGDGISDQEDMCPTDPKISRFDFTAYTTLILDAEGSEQDKPFWKVNKKGDEIQQVVNSVATIFTGNQVFRDVEYSGTFFVNTRSDDDIIGIVFGYQSPRKFFVASWKQSKQVYWDSRPFRAKAEAALNVKKIHSVSGPSRTLRNVLWHTGNTTNEATLLWIDPKKRGWQDLTAYRWQLIYLPSRNSMRLKIWLKYNKLMMDTGEIRDPDVGAGKLGLMSFSQERVIWSAVSAQCLDPFN, encoded by the exons ATGTTTTCTTCCTCTCTTCTGCTGCTTTTGTCGTTGCTTCACATCGCAGCAGCTGCAGAAGATGGTAAAACGG AGATTGACATTTTTGAAGCCATGGACATAAATGCCCACACTGTAGGTCTGCAGAAGGTACAAGGCCTTGAAGGAGAATTCGGAGATGCGTACAAGATCGAGAAAAACATCTCCCGGATGGAGCTACCGAGTAGTTACTTGGAGCAGATGCGGttttttttgaacaataaaaaacGAATGGTTGTCATGGCTAACGTGAAGGTGATGCACAGTTCTCGCCGAACACTGTTTTCTCTAGAACGCAGAAGGAAAG GTCAGGTCTTGTTGTCTGTATGGGTAGCCTGTTATCGGACTTGTCGCCTGGGAATTACCTACCAAACGTCACAGTTGAAACCTCAAGATGTTTCTTTCCATCGTGTTGGCAAACTGTCTGACGGCCGATGGCACAAAATTGCGCTCTACCTGTTTCCTCACAGTCACTTGGGGAAAACAGCTGTTGAGTTGTTCGTTGATTGTAAGATGCTGGGTAGAAAAAAGATGATGTCACGAATCGAGAATCTTGTTCTATCGTCAAGGGATGTGGTGTTCTTGTTTGCCCAGAGAGGTGTAGGGAAGGAAAGTGCCATGTTGACTTGGAAA GGTAGCCTTCAGAATTTCAAACTTTTGTTTCACGAAGCAATTGAGGAATTGATGAACAGCACAAACTGCTCCTGGCCTAGTTATAATGTTTTTGTGGATGATGGAGATCAACAGCAATTTGAGGCTG gttatttaAAATCA ATCAGCAGGGGAGAGTTCATAGGTTCACCAGCAAGACATGCTGAATTACCTGCTCTACACTACTCCATTCAGGATGTGATGATGGTACTGGTTAGCATGCAAAAAGAAGCTCAGAGACGTGAAGAAAGTTTTCAGAGATCACTTATGAAACTCAAGGAGAAGCTGCAATCCCAA TCCTTAGACGTGGATTATATCAAGGAAACACTGGAAAACGGAGTTTGTTCCAATCGCGCTTACTCACCAGGGACAGCAAATGGTAATAACGGATTCCTTAAGATTAACACTAAAACGGAAAACATAGACGTCGTTCGGAAAG AGAACAAGTGTTCATTAAAACCATGTTTCCCCTTTGTGGACTGCGAGGAGACTCCAGGCGAGGGACTTGGGTTCAAATGTGGAGAATGCCCGCCTGGGTACTCAGGAGATGGAATCAGATGTAATGATGTTAATGAG tgCTTATATGATCCTTGCTCTCCTTACACAACTTGTACCAACCTTCAGCCGGGTTATGAGTGTACTACCTGCCCCAAAGGATTTGTGGGAAATTCTACCGTTGGAATTGGAAGAATGTTTGCTGAGAACATCAAACAG ATCTGCAACGACATTGATGAATGTAACGACGGCAAGAATGGCGGCTGCTCAGTTCATTCCACCTGTATTAACACACCG GGAAGCTATTCTTGTGATTCATGCCATAAAGGATATGTTGGCGACCCTTACAATGAATGCGTCCGTATCAGGTATTGCTCGGGAGATCCCAACACAAATCCCTGTGGAGAAGGCGCTGAATGTATACCAATAAAGGAGGGAGCATATTACAAATGCAGG TGTAAACCTGGTCTTGCCGGAAATGGATTCCTGTGTGAGATCGATGCAGATATGGATGGACTTCCAGATGAGGCACTGAATTGCAGCGACCCGCGCTGTTTCAAG GACAACTGCAAAAATGTTCCAAACACAGACCAAAAGGACAAAGACGACAATGGAGTTGGAGACGCTTGTGATTATGATTCAGATGGCGATAGATATCCTGACTATTGG GACAACTGTCCCGGTGTTTCTAACAGACGTCAGACTGATAAGGATAGAGATAGAGTCGGTGACGCCTGCGATAATTGTCCTAAGACTGCCAACCGTGATCAGAAGGACGTGGATGGAGATGGTGTCGGAGACGCGTGTGATGATGACGCTGATGGTGATG GTCTTCGAAATATCTTTGATAACTGTCCGCTGGTTCCAAacagaaagcaaagaaatagTGATGGTGATAACGTCGGAGATGCGTGTGATAACTGCCCTACCACCGACAACCCCGATCAG AATGACAAGGATAAAGACGGCTGGGGAGACGCGTGTGACCTGGATCGAGATTT TGACAACGACGGAATAGAAGACAAGTTTGATAACTGCTTAAGTCAGCCAAACCCGGATCAAATGGACACAGATCTGGACGGAAGAG GTGATGTTTGTGATAGCGATGATGACGAAGACGGTGTTGTTGACTTCAGAGACAACTGCAGACTTGTTTTTAATGTCGATCAAAAGCAAACTAAAA GTGATTTACACGGTGACGCATGCGTAGACGACTATGATGGCGACGGTATCTCAGACCAAGAGGACATGTGTCCCACAGACCCTAAAATATCAAGATTTGACTTTACCGCTTATACGACGCTAATCCTTGACGCTGAAGGTAGCGAGCAAGATAAACCTTTTTGGAAAGTAAATAAAAAG GGAGATGAAATCCAACAGGTCGTCAACAGCGTTGCTACAATCTTCACTG GAAACCAAGTGTTTCGCGATGTCGAATACAGTGGTACGTTCTTTGTAAACACTCGATCTGATGATGACATTATTGGTATTGTATTTGGTTATCAAAGTCCCAGGAAATTCTTTGTCGCATCGTGGAAGCAGTCAAAGCAAGTTTACTGGGACAGCAGACCGTTCCGAGCCAAAGCAGAAGCCGCGCTCAACGTAAAG AAAATTCACTCTGTTAGTGGCCCTTCGCGAACCCTTCGGAATGTTCTTTGGCACACTGGAAACACTACAAACGAg GCCACACTTCTTTGGATTGATCCTAAGAAGCGGGGATGGCAGGATCTGACTGCGTACAGATGGCAACTTATTTATCTACCATCCAGGAACTCTATGAG gCTTAAGATTTGGCTCAAGTATAACAAGTTAATGATGGATACCGGGGAGATAAGAGATCCAGACGTTGGAGCCGGGAAACTGGGTTTGATGAGCTTCTCGCAAGAAAGGGTGATCTGGTCTGCAGTATCTGCTCAGTGTCTTG ATCCGTTTAATTGA